One region of Acanthopagrus latus isolate v.2019 chromosome 24, fAcaLat1.1, whole genome shotgun sequence genomic DNA includes:
- the col5a2b gene encoding collagen alpha-2(V) chain isoform X2 has product MLNKQAADRLSPDSCTADGRVYSNNQIWNPEPCRVCICEAGSVFCEDVVCEDVGDCKTTETPAGECCPVCLADTQTDTCTENGKVYANNDMWNPEPCRICVCDMGTAVCEKVVCEDLGDCEKTVIPEGECCPVCLTTASTSKPSVDPNTAADEKISESCTVDEQVYQHNDIWKPEPCRVCVCDDGVAICDEVQCELVANCEKVITREGECCPVCDSFASAGRRIEIMGFKGEKGEPGDIPYVVGLPGQPGPQGPPGAQGPTGPRGFKGRKGFAGPPGFDGEPGVPGNPGEPGPPGHPTHPGGNLVSQMTSGFNEKSSFAGMVSGSRGEPGPRGLAGTTGPAGPPGAQGIPGEPGDPGPMGEPGHRGPDGPPGKAGLDGGSGPAGAPGEPGYPGSAGARGFPGLPGHPGLKGQKGHAGLLGPRGESGAVGTKGKSGTPGGMGAPGPLGPAGMQGERGRAGPTGPVGKRGTEGHVGKTGPPGPMGIVGMPGFPGGPGMKGEAGPTGVRGSAGPQGPRGEAGRVGPPGPPGQQGAEGTDGAPGARGQSGIAGVQGPAGLLGPAGTPGPQGTTGAPGPKGQVGDGGVPGFKGEAGFKGERGDHGTQGPLGPMGEDGKRGPRGDAGSIGPPGPPGETGAPGNRGFPGADGLPGQKGAQGERGLPGSAGAKGLPGDPGRNGEPGLTGARGLTGLIGAQGAEGKLGPMGLAGEDGKPGPAGSTGGRGPAGQMGLPGPKGFNGDAGKIGEAGSPGPPGQRGVNGKDGEEGAAGPAGPAGPAGKRGEQGPQGVNGFQGLPGLPGPPGESGKPGDEGLAGEAGAVGGTGPRGERGPPGERGEVGPNGLPGPKGSPGGPGPDGPKGNPGPAGGVGEPGGPGLQGMPGERGISGPSGPKGDAGSVGEKGPEGKAGADGARGLPGAVGPVGPGGPNGEKGETGPPGPTGRRGTRGTPGSTGEPGPIGAAGFAGPAGVDGQPGVKGETGEPGQKGEGGAPGPQGMAGKPGSQGPVGVAGLKGGRGTQGQTGSPGFPGLPGGIGPAGATGAVGPDGPIGEPGKQGPPGIRGENGAHGRQGERGHPGPAGSPGEKGDSGEDGPPGPDGPPGPAGTSGQRGIVGTPGVRGERGMLGLPGPAGPPGKAGAPGAQGGPGPAGGVGLPGLTGPRGEAGPEGIAGAEGSPGKDGLVGERGDRGNPGPEGMAGTPGSPGAEGPVGLTGGPGQSGENGARGPVGPPGAAGVRGKVGPQGPQGVKGAAGDQGERGQKGHRGFTGLHGLPGSAGATGDPGAIGIVGPAGQRGPPGVLGPPGKEGNIGQPGPMGAPGGRGSSGELGEQGPHGEPGPPGPPGPPGPPTAAVEDLFVPSYDYDMNGGGMPDAVEFVEDEMAADPPPPPEMNKDEALPNKNEAALRANTGVHATLKTLSGHLQNLRSPDGSKMNPAKTCQDIKQCYPQKQSGEYWIDPNQGSTKDAIKVFCNMENGETCISANPDNFPSKAWWTKSTPTANKPVWFGADMNSGTRFRYGNKEEQPNAVAVQLKLLQLLSKESHQTVTYNCRNSVAYKEGKSNSLKKALVLKGFNGQELRAQGNTRLRYTVVDDGCSTSNGAWGKTVIEYRTQTPARLPVVDLAPMDVGKADQEFGLDIGPVCFS; this is encoded by the exons ATGCTGAACAAACAGGCTGCAGATCGTTTATCTCCAG ATTCCTGCACAGCGGACGGCAGAGTCTACTCCAACAATCAGATATGGAACCCCGAGCCGTGTCGAGTCTGTATATGCGAAGCGGGGTCGGTGTTTTGTGAGGACGTGGTGTGTGAGGATGTGGGTGACTGCAAGACCACAGAGACGCCCGCGGGCGAGTGCTGCCCAGTGTGTTTGGCTGACACTCAAACTG ACACCTgcacagaaaatggaaaagtcTACGCCAACAATGACATGTGGAACCCGGAGCCATGTCGGATCTGTGTGTGCGATATGGGAACCGCTGTGTGTGAAAAGGTGGTTTGCGAGGACCTCGGCGACTGTGAGAAAACTGTGATCCCAGAGGGCGAGTGCTGCCCCGTGTGCTTGACTACAGCTTCAACATCAAAACCCAGCGTGGACCCCAACACAG ctgctgatgaGAAGATAAGTGAGAGCTGCACGGTCGACGAGCAGGTCTACCAACACAACGACATCTGGAAACCAGAGCCCTGtcgcgtgtgtgtctgcgacGACGGTGTCGCCATCTGCGATGAGGTGCAGTGTGAACTGGTGGCGAACTGTGAGAAGGTCATCACCCGGGAGGGGGAGTGCTGCCCCGTGTGTGACAGCTTCGCCAGCGCCGGCAGACGGATAG AAATTATGGGCTTCAAG GGAGAGAAAGGTGAGCCAGGCGATATCCCATAT gTGGTGGGGCTACCTGGACAACCAGGACCCCAG GGTCCTCCAGGAGCTCAGGGACCAACTGGACCAAGAGGCTTTAAAGGCAGAAAG GGCTTTGCAGGGCCTCCGGGATTTGATGGAGAGCCCGGTGTGCCAGGAAATCCAGGAGAACCAGGACCCCCAGGCCACCCTACCCACCCTGGG GGCAACCTCGTGTCTCAGATGACTTCAGGTTTCAATGAGAAGTCTAGTTTCGCTGGGATGGTATCAGGATCAAGG ggtgaACCAGGACCACGAGGTCTCGCAGGGACAACAGGACCAGCA gGTCCACCTGGTGCTCAGGGAATTCCAGGAGAGCCTGGAGATCCAGGACCAATG gGTGAGCCTGGTCATCGAGGACCAGACGGGCCTCCGGGAAAGGCTGGACTTGAT GGAGGATCAGGACCTGCAGGAGCTCCAGGAGAACCAGGATACCCAGGATCGGCG GGTGCGAGAGGATTCCCAGGACTTCCAGGTCACCCAGGACTGAAAGGACAAAAG GGACATGCTGGTCTTCTTGGGCCAAGAGGTGAATCTGGAGCAGTCGGAACCAAG ggtaAATCTGGTACTCCGGGTGGAATGGGTGCTCCAGGTCCACTG GGACCAGCGGggatgcagggagagagaggcagagctggacCGACCGGTCCTGTG gGAAAACGTGGCACAGAGGGTCACGTTGGCAAAACAGGTCCTCCG GGTCCAATGGGAATTGTCGGAATGCCAGGTTTTCCTGGAGGCCCTGGAATGAAG GGTGAAGCTGGACCGACAGGTGTCAGAGGGAGTGCAGGACCACAGGGACCCAGAGGGGAGGCCGGTCGCGTAGGACCACCAGGACCACCAGGACAGCAG gGTGCTGAAGGGACTGATGGAGCTCCAGGTGCCCGTGGACAAAGT GGTATCGCAGGTGTCCAGGGTCCAGCCGGGCTGTTGGGCCCAGCCGGCACCCCTGGGCCCCAGGGAACCACTGGAGCACCAGGACCAAAGGGACAAGTG GGTGATGGTGGCGTTCCTGGATTCAAAGGAGAAGCTGGATTCAAGGGAGAGAGA GGTGACCATGGAACTCAAGGTCCACTGGGCCCAATGGGAGAGGACGGCAAGCGAGGACCTCGTGGTGACGCTGGATCCATCGGTCCTCCAGGACCTCCAGGAGAGACA GGAGCTCCAGGTAATAGAGGTTTCCCCGGTGCAGATGGTTTACCAGGACAAAAG GGAGCCCAGGGTGAACGAGGACTGCCAGGGTCAGCCGGTGCCAAAGGTTTACCTGGAGATCCAGGACGTAACGGAGAGCCAGGTTTAACCGGAGCTCGG GGTCTGACAGGACTAATTGGTGCCCAGGGAGCAGAAGGAAAGCTGGGACCAATG GGCTTAGCAGGAGAGGACGGCAAACCAGGCCCAGCTGGTTCTACTGGAGGAAGAGGTCCAGCCGGACAGATGGGCCTGCCGGGACCAAAAGGCTTCAAT GGTGATGCTGGGAAGATTGGAGAGGCCGGCAGCCCCGGACCTCCAGGTCAAAGG GGTGTGAATGGAAAAGACGGAGAGGAAGGCGCTGCCGGTCCAGCCGGCCCGGCT gGTCCTGctggaaagagaggagagcagggaccACAGGGAGTCAATGGTTTCCAG ggtTTGCCTGGACTTCCAGGTCCACCAGGAGAGTCAGGAAAGCCAGGTGATGAG ggtCTTGCTGGAGAGGCTGGAGCTGTTGGTGGTACCGGTCCAAGA GGAGAGAGAGGCCCTccaggagagagaggtgaagtTGGACCCAATGGCCTGCCAGGACCTAAGGGTAGTCCAGGTGGACCAGGACCAGATGGGCCAAAG GGTAACCCTGGTCCAGCAGGTGGTGTTGGAGAGCCAGGAGGTCCAGGACTTCAGGGTAtgccaggagagagaggaatatCAGGACCTTCAGGCCCCAAAGGAGATGCA GGCTCTGTTGGTGAGAAAGGACCCGAGGGTAAAGCTGGAGCTGACGGTGCACGG GGGCTTCCTGGTGCTGTTGGACCTGTTGGTCCAGGTGGACCCAACGGAGAGAAG gGTGAAACTGGACCACCAGGACCTACAGGACGCAGAGGCACAAGAGGAACTCCT GGTTCTACTGGTGAGCCTGGTCCAATTGGCGCTGCTGGCTTTGCTGGACCTGCT ggTGTTGATGGTCAGCCTGGGGTCAAAGGTGAAACAGGTGAGCCAGGCCagaagggagaaggaggagcacCTGGACCACAGGGGATGGCTGGGAAACCAGGAAGTCAG GGACCAGTTGGTGTGGCTGGATTGAAAGGAGGCAGAGGAACCCAGGGTCAAACG ggTTCTCCTGGTTTCCCTGGGCTGCCTGGAGGAATTGGACCAGCTGGTGCTACG ggtgcTGTTGGGCCAGACGGGCCCATCGGTGAGCCAGGAAAGCAGGGCCCTCCTGGTATTCGAGGAGAGAACGGAGCTCATGGACGTCAGGGAGAGAGGGGTCATCCAGGCCCTGCAGGGAGCCCAGGAGAGAAGGGAGACTCTGGAGAGGACGGTCCCCCG GGGCCTGATGGGCCTCCAGGACCTGCTGGTACATCAGGACAGCGAGGTATCGTGGGCACACCTggagtcagaggagagagaggcatgCTGGGACTGCCAGGTCCTGCT ggcCCACCAGGAAAAGCCGGTGCTCCTGGAGCTCAGGGCGGACCAGGGCCTGCTGGTGGAGTCGGTTTACCAGGACTCACTGGGCCAAGAGGAGAGGCCGGGCCTGAG GGTATTGCCGGAGCTGAGGGGTCTCCTGGTAAAGATGGTCTTGTGGGCGAAAGG GGAGACAGGGGCAATCCTGGTCCAGAGGGTATGGCAGGTACTCCAGGGTCTCCAGGTGCTGAGGGCCCTGTGGGTCTGACAGGCGGTCCAGGACAAAGTGGCGAAAAC GGTGCCAGAGGCCCTGTTGGACCTCCAGGGGCAGCTGGAGTACGGGGTAAAGTG GGCCCTCAAGGACCACAGGGAGTGAAAGGAGCGGCTGGAGATCAAGGAGAGAGGGGTCAGAAAGGACACAGAGGTTTCACTGGACTCCACGGTCTGCCAGGATCCGCT GGCGCCACAGGTGATCCAGGAGCTATTGGTATTGTTGGACCAGCTGGGCAGAGG GGTCCTCCAGGAGTGTTGGGTCCACcaggaaaggaaggaaacattGGTCAGCCTGGACCTATGGGTGCTCCTGGAGGCAGAGGATCCAGTGGTGAACTTGGAGAACAG GGTCCTCATGGTGAACCTGGACCACCCGGCCCTCCAGGCCCTCCTGGACCCCCCACCGCAGCTGTGGAAGACCTCTTCGTTCCCTCTTACGACTATGACATGAATGGCGGTGGCATGCCGGATGCTGTGGAATTCGTCGAGGACGAAATGGCCGCtgatcctcctccacccccagAGATGAACAAAGACGAGGCTCTTCCCAATAAGAACGAGGCTGCCCTGCGTGCAAACACTGGAGTCCACGCCACACTGAAGACCCTCAGCGGACATCTGCAAAACCTCCGCAGTCCTGACGGCAGCAAGATGAACCCTGCAAAAACCTGCCAGGACATCAAGCAGTGCTACCCTCAGAAACAGAGCG GCGAGTACTGGATTGATCCAAACCAGGGGAGCACAAAGGACGCCATCAAGGTCTTCTGCAATATGGAAAATGGGGAAACTTGCATCTCTGCCAATCCGGACAACTTCCCCAGCAAAGCCTGGTGGACGAAATCCACTCCCACCGCCAACAAACCTGTGTGGTTTGGAGCAGACATGAACAGCGGAACCAGA TTCCGATATGGAAATAAAGAGGAGCAGCCGAACGCTGTGGCGGTCCAGCTGAAGCTTCTGCAGCTTTTGTCCAAGGAGTCACACCAGACCGTCACCTACAACTGCAGGAACAGCGTGGCCTACAAAGAAGGGAAGAGCAACAGCCTGAAGAAAGCTCTGGTCCTCAAAGGCTTCAACGGCCAGGAGCTGAGAGCGCAGGGCAACACCCGCCTCCGATACACAGTCGTCGATGACGGCTGCTCG ACATCAAACGGAGCGTGGGGCAAGACTGTGATTGAGTACAGGACTCAAACTCCGGCCAGGCTGCCCGTGGTGGACTTGGCCCCCATGGATGTTGGAAAGGCCGATCAGGAGTTTGGCCTGGACATCGGCCCTGTGTGCTtctcataa